The following proteins are co-located in the Eleginops maclovinus isolate JMC-PN-2008 ecotype Puerto Natales chromosome 1, JC_Emac_rtc_rv5, whole genome shotgun sequence genome:
- the gata1b gene encoding erythroid transcription factor, translated as MITSKVSPAPSNTFLQSPNISHEAERHNFMNLLDDSSCQSVSSAYASLYGDPAVTPHPTLGWKGYYDNCYPSSSFSNDWPLSASLPEHRDCVSCGTSSAHLWRRDASGRHLCNTCCLRQKPNNRPLLRTKKRTIVTQRKGTQCVNCLTETTTLWRRNSAGEPVCNACGLYYKLHQVNRPLAMKKDRIQTRNRKVTNKKKRSRKFDQSHTQLPLSVPPTTMFHS; from the exons ATGATCACCTCAAAG GTTAGCCCCGCCCCTTCAAACACCTTCCTCCAATCACCTAACATCTCCCATGAGGCCGAGCGGCACAACTTCATGAACTTGTTGGATGACTCTAGCTGTCAATCAGTCAGCTCTGCTTATGCCTCCTTATATGGTGATCCCGCTGTCACTCCACACCCTACACTTGGATGGAAGGGTTACTATGACAACTGTTACCCCTCATCCTCCTTCTCTAATGATTGGCCGTTATCTGCCAGTTTACCAG aGCATCGTGATTGTGTGAGCTGTGGGACGAGCAGCGCCCACCTGTGGAGACGAGATGCTTCAGGTCGTCACCTGTGCAACACCTGCTGCCTCAGACAGAAACCCAACAATAGACCACTGCTGAGGACGAAGAAGAGAact ATTGTGACTCAGAGAAAAGGAACTCAATGTGTGAACTGCTTGACTGAAACTACGACGCTGTGGAGGAGAAACTCTGCAGGAGAACCGGTCTGCAACGCCTGCGGCCTCTACTACAAGCTACACCAG gtcaACAGGCCGCTGGCGATGAAGAAAGACAGAATCCAAACCAGGAACCGAAAAGTGACCAATAAGaaaaagaggagcagaaaatttgaccaatcacacacTCAGCTACCCCTTTCGGTCCCGcccaccaccatgtttcacagctga